The proteins below are encoded in one region of Pomacea canaliculata isolate SZHN2017 linkage group LG7, ASM307304v1, whole genome shotgun sequence:
- the LOC112569128 gene encoding brain-specific homeobox protein homolog: MFICGVASALPSQGKDDDINDVTTPPHSQSMQHNPQSQQLSTSPTSSSSSSSSPNPTSSRGGVARMSFPFFPCPPSASLGPYLPPAGHYLPPFTGVRAAPFFLHKACYPLDTTDHHRETSFPVPIPLPVYIRTRSPSCSDNFLKPKKCRRSRTVFTELQLMGLEKRFELQKYLSTPDRLELAESLGLSQIQVKTWYQNRRMKWKKQVMLKGGCEPPTKPKGRPKKTPQEDSEELPASSAKRDTDENPETYADCAEGVTSHLLETPGLTGANSHTSDQNIISDDT, translated from the exons ATGTTCATCTGTGGCGTTGCCAGCGCCCTCCCATCCCAAGGTAAAGATGATGACATCAATGACGTCACCACCCCACCGCATTCCCAGAGTATGCAGCATAACCCCCAGTCACAGCAACTGTCAACATCGCCGACCTCATCctcgtcttcatcgtcatcaccaAATCCAACGTCGTCACGAGGTGGCGTGGCAAGGAtgtcctttcctttctttccgtGTCCTCCGTCGGCGAGTCTCGGCCCCTACCTGCCACCTGCCGGCCACTACCTTCCACCTTTCACCGGCGTCAGGGCAGCCCCTTTCTTCCTCCACAAGG CCTGCTACCCGCTGGACACGACTGACCATCACCGAGAAACCAGCTTCCCTGTGCCCATCCCTCTGCCTGTCTACATACGGACAAGGTCGCCATCTTGCTCGGACAACTTCCTGAAACCTAAAAAGTGTCGCAGGAGTCGCACAGTCTTCACGGAACTGCAGCTCATGGGGCTAGAGAAAAGGTTTGAACTCCAAAAGTACTTGTCTACCCCGGACAGACTAGAACTGGCCGAATCCCTCGGTCTGTCGCAAATACAGGTGAAGACGTGGTATCAAAACCGCAGGATGAAGTGGAAGAAACAA gtAATGCTGAAAGGCGGATGTGAACCTCCGACAAAACCAAAGGGCAGACCAAAGAAAACACCACAAGAGGACTCGGAGGAGCTGCCTGCGTCCTCTGCAAAGCGGGATACAGATGAAAATCCAGAGACATATGCTGACTGTGCCGAGGGTGTTACTTCACACTTGTTAGAGACACCAGGACTGACTGGTGCAAACTCACATACATCGGATCAAAACATCATCTCCGAcgacacatga
- the LOC112569126 gene encoding tetraspanin-18-like: MGCITSCGRIVLILINLVILLVSLALVVLGVLMKFFPGSIVETLLAKVEIPSSSAQDFGSIPSVGKIINFPFFADLGVALLIFGCILFVISFCACCGACGKWRPLLLVFIIAMIVLILGQAVVGGLFLAKDSILHEKIKETFGDEVTKNYKDGNSNAISIAMDILNLQLDCCGFRGPKDFALNPKVKTCCRKKIISSPSVKKCVTEDLSDTQTFNDVGCYDKIQEKIQDKIVMAAVILSVILLLQLLEVVFAILLVKDAGQVSPV; this comes from the exons ATGGGCTGCATAACATCGTGTGGAAGAATTGTCTTGATTTTAATCAACTTGGTGATCCTG CTGGTATCACTTGCCCTCGTCGTTTTGGgagttttaatgaaatttttccCCGGTAGCATCGTGGAGACACTTCTTGCAAAGGTAGAAATACCATCATCTTCAGCTCAAGACTTCGGAAGCATTCCCAGTGTGGGAAAAATTATCAACTTTCCATTCTTCGCTGACCTTGGCGTGGCCTTGCTCATCTTCGGTTGCATTCTGTTTGTCATCTCCTTCTGCGCCTGCTGTGGAGCGTGTGGAAAGTGGCGCCCTCTTCTGCTTGTG TTTATCATTGCTATGATAGTTCTGATCCTTGGACAGGCTGTGGTGGGTGGCCTCTTCCTGGCTAAGGACTCAATA CTCCATGAAAAGATCAAGGAGACTTTTGGCGATGAAGTGACGAAAAACTACAAGGATGGTAATAGCAATGCGATTTCCATAGCAATGGACATTCTCAACTTACAG CTTGATTGCTGCGGCTTCAGAGGACCGAAGGATTTTGCACTGAATCCGAAAGTCAAAACCTGctgtagaaagaaaataattagcaGCCCCTCGGTTAAAAAATGTGTGACGGAGGATCTAAGCGACACTCAGACTTTCAACGATGTG GGCTGTTATGACAAGATCCAGGAGAAAATCCAGGACAAAATAGTGATGGCAGCTGTCATTCTGAGTGTGATCCTGTTGTTGCAG TTGCTGGAGGTCGTGTTCGCCATCCTCCTTGTTAAAGATGCTGGTCAAGTATCTCCAGTGTAA